The Lathyrus oleraceus cultivar Zhongwan6 chromosome 5, CAAS_Psat_ZW6_1.0, whole genome shotgun sequence genome includes the window AATATGGGATTCTAAAAAACAACCTGGCCACTTTCATGATTCTGTTTACttgtttatttacttttcgcactAAAACTcgaacccccccccccctccctTATTTCTAGTTTTTATACATTGCACATATTTTGTCTTGCTTGAAGGCGGTCTCTATGGATTCGATATTTTTATTACTACAACAATTATTTGTATacttgtcgagaagtcatcaTATATGCAGGTTAATTCAATATTTGTCAAAGCCAACAAACACTCATATGCGAATAGACTCCAAGAATCAACTTGTAGATTTATTCATTAAGCCTCTTCATATTGGCTATTCTCTATTATGATTTCCAAACTTAGAATGCTTAACATCCATTCTAGCTTGCAGCAAGGGAAGGGGGTATATTTCCACATATGATTTTTTTAATCTATTTTTGACTTTCTCCATCTTATGcattttttgtaaaaaaaaaattataaatttttacTTTAACCAACTAAAGCCCATCATGTCTATTTAAACCTTGAGCCCAACTTATATTCTCTTCAAAATTAAATGAATAATCCTtcaatattattattttttggtttttgttgCACAAGTGTTAACAATATCTTTCTTGTAGACGTCGTTATTAGGTTCACATGAATTTATCTTTTAAAGAAAATGTTGAAGTTGTTATTCTTTTTTTGATAATTTAAATTATGGTCGAATGTTCTTACCTTTAAAATTTAAAACCATTTAAATGTATCTATAATGGTGAGTTTTGTCCCCTTACGCAACACCTATATCAATTTAGTATTTCTTATCATTTCATTTTTCTCTAAAATGGTGTGCTTGAAAGAAAAAGAAGATATATAATTGAGTCAGGCCTAACTCTTTGAGGTCAAAGTTCTCTACCTTATAAAATTTGGAAAATGCTTATTAGACTCCATGAATTACTCATAATCCCGACAAAATTACAATAATATCCCTAGGTTCCGAATTTTAAACTCCATGTGCGCTAATTAGACACTAAACTCTCTAAAATACGTCATTTTTAGGgttaaaaaaattatgaattttgAAATCCCGACGAGCCTCAACTCAATCCCCCGTTATGTTCAAGGGTTAATCTGGATTTCAAAATTTGATTTCTTCCAGGTTATCATAAACTCAATATTCCATAATGTTCAAGGGTTAGTCAAACTTATGAAATCTGGACTATTCTCTGTTATCACAAACTAATTATCATAAGAAATAAGAACTAATGTTCATGATTTTTATTTTGGATTTTAAAATCTGAATTATACCCGGTTACCAAACTAGAAACAATTTTAGACGGAGGATGAACAACATAACTTAACATAAACATTTTTCATGACATACACAAATACATAACATTACACAGAATTTCGTTAACTTAAATATAATGCTACATTTTTTCATCAAGAGTTGAATGAGGATGTTTCAACATCTTTAGAATATTGTTAGTCGACCTCGTAATTGTCGCATTCACCTCGATTAAATCCTTTGTTCTGTAACATTGAAAGGTACTGTACATAACCCTTAAATTTTTATCAATCTTCAACTCCAACTTGCTAAACTTCATTTTCCCTTTTTTTTCAATTGAAGCTAAAGGATACTCGATCTTCACAACTTTTCCATTGTTTGGATATCACAAGATATTCTCTAGTTTTGATTTCATATATATAAGAGGGTGTTCTCTATGATCCCAAATTCAAGAGGGGATCTCACATTGTTGAAGTAGACAAATGAGATAAACCAATATTATTTAATTCTGGTGTGTTTTTGTTTATAGCATATGAGGCATAGAAACCTAATCCTCAGGGGATATTCCAGATATTGAAATCCATATTCAATCTGATTCACCATTTTACGTTAAAAAAAATAATACAAAAAATAGGGTTTCCCTGGATATTAAAATTCGGACTCACCCATTTTACGTAAGAAATAATACAAGATTTAGGGTGTGTCCGAATATTAAAATTAGGATTCAGCCCTTACAAAAGCTACTTTGGCAAACAGGCAGTTTTACTCAAATACATAAGTTGTTTTTGGAGCATAGAAAACTTGAAGTCTAATATTGATACAAGTAGTGTTAGATATACATTAAAACACATCAAATTGTATCTACATTACATGGTTGAAAATAAAAACCAACATTACATACAAAAAATGTGTCCCCGCCTAAATGAACTTTAGGATAAAAACtaaaatgcataaaaaatgtGTCACTCTCTAAATCTATATCTAAGGATGGTTCCTCCTTTGACTTTACTttatttgattctctttcaatcTCGCTCAACTTGGTAAAATCTTTCATCTTATCCAAAAAATTATTTGACCAAGTTTCAACTTCTTTTATTGAATATATGTCCACTTAGGGGATGTTCATGGTATATGATATCTCAATTTCaaataaacttgaacaaaatATTATGACTTTGAAAGCCATTTAATACATATAATGTGTCTGTTTGTATTTTGAGGTGGGCTAATTCGAAGAGGAAAAAATATTTCTGAAAAACCATATCTTGTTATATCGATACACATCTTGTTATATGCACTTGCTATAAGATGACCTATGTCATAGAAAGACATCCATTTTGACTCTAATGTTGGACCACTAATATAAGGAGTACGAGATGCATGCATTTCATCGAATTTTTTCTCGTATAGCGTTATGTATAATTCCTTATGCACCTTCAACTAGTTGATAAGATGTTGGCAGAAAAATATACGAGTCTCTTCTCCTTTACCTGTAccacctcaaaatttgccctcctcttcttgggactagtttagcatattgcatttcatgttttaggacattaggcatttgtatattgcatatcatgtgaaaataaacaagttatcctcctaagtctttctcagaagatagagaggttaagagattcaagcctgagtGTCTCCATAagttgatcatcaaccatctgagggtttgcagtgcattagggtttcctgatccttcagAGGTTGAGAATTATCTTGGTTGCAAGGATATATTGCCATCATCAGGGTTCTATCACCATCAACGGTCTCCTTATTCATGTTcagttcctctggattagggttttgacctctggtcaaccctaatcaattgcattcttccaatcagtgattttcaaggagatgaggtattctatggagagggggatcacatgatcattctattgagcttatatgagccaaggttcattttgaagcaaattggccaagtgttagaggctcaaagtcatcagtgcattgccaagtcatcgggaggcccataaaagtcaacagaaagtcaactgagggctaggaggtggagagatggtttgagatacttcattcatgtcccaaagaggttcatttgtcattacaaacacttatcttgaagaatttgaggtcagatcaaaagtttccaaaaatggaaagtgacctgtaattgaaagtttccaaaaatggaaagattttggttcaaattcaacttgattttacatcattaaagaagattcaaatggatttttgtccaacatgaaagttgtagatctttctctctcatttccaaaaagtccaagatcatgagcatctgatgaatggttgaggagatatgagcaaatgatcaccaagtgtgcatgagacttcaaacccataacttttgactcaaaactccaaatgaagccactctttttgcaaatttcttgtcttgacctatgctttccaaatctatcattgcattgcatgaaaaagGTTCACATGGCCATGTGTTaattcaagtgcattttggagggaaattgaggaatttaaatttggtgcaagctacaagcctaattccaatcccattgtgttcattaggtgattttgagtgaaaatggaTCATTGCATGCTACTATTCACGTCCAAATTAGGCCATGCACCACACTTTTCCAAATTTGCTAAAACACCTCATTCTCATTAACTTCTaattaaccattgcctaattaatttttcagcatgattagtgaatagtataaagccttaatcataaccGAATTTGCCATAAtcacacattctagatctagaaaattttttccctccaaaattctctctcattgaaattcaaaatttcttcacacaaggcATCAATTTCTCTGCATATTCTGGTTCAGCATGCATCATTGAGCAAGATCCATACATtttttgaagaaattggtgaagattTGTGCACCTTCAACACACGAACACATCAATGGCAAGTGCAAATTAAGCTAGATCCAGATCAATTCAAGTATCAATTCTTATccaaagcttcataacaagagtggAGAAGGAGATTTGGAGGCTTAGGAAGCTTGAATACACTGTTTTTCaccactgccattccaggttggTGAAAATTCGAAGCTCATAATCCTTGATGTTATGTATATGATTGTGTAGATCTCGTTgtggtgagaattctgatataaattttgttAAATTTGGATGAATATTGAAGAAGTTgtgttgatttaaagtttgtaGATCCAACCTTCTTTCCTTCGATTCGTGAAATATGTTGAGAATTAGGCTTAGCTTTTATGATATTTTGAATCTACTCATcaagacctttccattgataCAATTTTTATcaaattctgcaaaaaaaaatgTACGTGAACAGTAGAACCACCGCCATGCACAGTAGAACCGCCGCCTGTGGAAACTTAGGGTTTGAGgaccaaaacgacgtcgttttgtCCAGCGCTTCACTCCtcgcttcgattcccagcgagcGCGTTTCATATTTTCCATTTTTAAGCCTTGGccaaaacgaccgcgttttgATGCGCCTCAGTTCGATCCATGCTGGTGCCATTTCCAATTTACAGCCACATTAACATTGCTTCATATGTCTTCAATGTTTATTTCAATATTTTCtccaacttccaaaaatcataataaattgaaatttaatccaaatcacttccaattttttgctacgtgttcatatggatgtctattattttttggttatgatttcatgattttatcattgctggaatttgaaatgtgattgattatttgaacatgtatgcaaatgtgacatgttgtaccaattcttttgtgaaatgctcatacattggccaattggtttgaaatttggtatgctgattcccaacatgttgcatgatttttgaggcttggttgtgcatttttatcattttccatttctgttttaggcacatgaatgtaaggtgtgacaatgtgtgtcacacattttgatgttaATCTTGCTCATTTccatatacatgtcaattgagcttttctgattacaattttttgcatgatgcttgtgtttgacatgttgtgtgcacataaaaattcccatggttatttgattcatttctgttttaatatggaattttcattcttgatgaccaattgtgtgttttgtaattgcctttgccttagcatgaccattagatggatttgccttaggatttaggtttggtcctttttaggacatgttcttgcttgaataaatgtgcttcatgttgaatattggttgctgttttgactttttactttgcctttgaccctagccttggtgctagtggtttgtactcatcttttgagttttgcatttcaggttcaagcttatagtcctaatggttgatgcaatctcatgacttgagatgcaaatttgctttaTCCACTAACCTTTGATGTGTGTAGGTTCATTGAGTGTGGTGGAATTCCTTGAATGCTTGCACATAGAGCATGACTTGTGTACATATAGAAccactgttgactgtctgtttgatttgtctgaatgtgaatattgacttatttgactttcttacaggtactttagttgctttagctcattgcttgagttgctttgcttgtggttggcataccacctaggtaatcatcctctaacttcatgtagtctggaagccctgtcgtttctgtttggcaggcatttggctgaagtcctccttaagaggcaatgattgtgtttgtttactattgtgccatgtacttcaagtcctcctaagtgaagaggcaattggcagatagaagggattagcaatcaatcccctgttaatcgtttgagtcgtccattatgctcgcactatgtgctgatgctTTTGGACACGTCCCCCGGATCTTGTAcagtgtcagtcaagtggagtagagtccccctttctggactcccacgttttcattgattcaagctcacccaggcccgggttgagagctatgaggtccaaccctcattacctttcatctgctcaccctgacggtcaatgtcagtggttaagagcctcagacaccctttccaatgttggcttgtttgtcgaggttgatatgaccccttgactaaagctcagccttgtatgagccgcttgtttgcatatagcgtgtgatgattgcttttgatgtttatctgctttttgcttctcatctcctttctgtaggagtcgtatgatcaactttcgaggaagttgaacgtacgtagagatagacttgagttgactcactgcctgtgtgagtcaaactcttgttagagacctcaacctaggactattgtggattgcatgacaactattaggctcgagtcagtctcccttttagtttgttatttcaggggtctctggttaggagaaagtttctcccctgttaaggggaactacgtcgccctgatcctcataccagatgaggtacgtaggcaggagatcgtgcgagagatcttcgggcaacctttttttcttttgtgtgtgttttgcttgacagctactaggctcgagttccagactccctgttagcttgcCAATTTGAtaccttttcttttttgtgtgtgttaggagttggatgtaagaccagcgattggcattttgtttcctatttgttgtgtgcttggagtctgatgtaagtccagcgattggcattcggtttcctgtttgtgtttctttgtttggagtctgatgtaagtccagcgattggcattcggtttcctgtttgtgtttctttgtttggagtctgatgtaagtccagcgattggcattcggtttcctatttgcgtttgtttgttcggagtcggacgtaaggccagccattggcagtctgtttccatttgcgagtttcttttgacgtctcagcgtctttgtgttgtgttttgtttcggcgtgcgttagccgaactacggtagctctgattctcattccatatgagatatgtaggcataggatgcgatatcctagcgagcccgttccccatttccccgaactacgtcgactctgatgtttgtttctgacaaactacgtaggcccaggacGCGACATCCTACCGAGTCTGCTTCCGTCTTCTTCCTCCTGTTTTATTATTctagtgtgtgtgcattctttgagcagttattcagcaaccttttcctattcttttgagcgtggatcccgtcgagtacggcggacgtgaggggtgctaataccttccccttgcgtaaccgactcccgtgccttgcatctccggtcgtaagaccatttcctttccaggtttacttcgagtatttcctttccctcctttgggataaataatgcacggtgacggctctgtttgtttgtcttttcctgccggttgtttttcgcggatgcgacattACCCAACAAAACTTAAAAAGTGTGTAATCCCAATTACCGTCACCCTTAAAATTAATAATTCGGTCAATGTATCTGTGCATAAAAAACGGAATCTCTTTAATGTATATGATTTTTGGAAAAGGTGGTGAAGGAGATGGTTTGCTAATGCGAGCATCTTTGATAGAACTTTTTTGGGATTGTGAAATTCGAGAGTCCATAAAAAGTGTGTCGACGTGTTCAAAATAAGATGGAGTCCGCTTAGTTGAATTATCACCTGGTGTTGGTTTGAAATTCTTTGTAGCACCTTTTACTTTTATTGGTTCCACGTGTGTTTTCAAATATGCGGTTTTTGGATAGGATATCTTTCTCAGCTACTCTTTGATGTGCAGTCTCATGTTATCATCAACTTTTAAAAATCTCTCTTGAATCACCTCACATTATGTCATAATAGATATTTTAATTTACTTTCCTTCATCAAACCATTTTCATCATCAAACTAGATCACTTTCTGGTGCGTGTAAACATCATCCGTACGTATGGGTCTATCAAGTTTCATATTCTTGAAAATTAAACAAGCACACATAAGTTCGTGCAATCTTGTAAGTGTACAACCACACTTTGAGCTATATGAACATGTTTTCTCTGCTCACTTAACTTAATGATAAATAAAATTCAATCTCAATCGAGATATATTACTGACCAACTGTGAATAAAGATTTTTGTCTTTGAATCTGGGTTCTAATATTGTGATGCTGCAACCAAATGATGCTTGTATCTCGTTATGCTGATTTTTGATCATTTGGTTCACGAATACTTAACATTTACATTAATACCATTTAATATTCCCCAACCAATTCTTCAATTTAGCTTGAGCAAATTCAACTCTATTAGTTGTAATATTTCTGAAGTGTTTAATTTGATCGATTTAGGTATAAACAATCTTCTCATTCATCTGGTCTAGAATTATGCTTTTGTTATATTTTAAGAAATATGGATATCTCTCACACACCTTTCTGAAATGTATGATAGATTTGACATGTAACTCCTCTGTAGAAGAATTTATTATAAGATTACATAGATCCATTATGATTTTCAATATCACACTAGATTTGACCATTTTTCCATCTTCACATTTGATTTGTTATGATTAAGTCTACTTATCACTTTTTGTTGTATGACACCTATATAGTAAAGGATATGATGTAGGAAACACATCTGCAATTAAATTCATCAGTGTGATATCCCGGTCGGTGACAATCAATTGTGACATATTTTATTGGTCTTCAACATAGTTTGATACACTTTCAAAGCCCAAGTAACGATGTTCTATTTTTCACATTCTAAAAATGCAAACCTAACTGAAAAAGTCATATATGTATAAGTAACACCAAAAATTTCCATAAGTGAAAGCATGTTGAGTCAATTAAAAGCATGGTTGAAAATGTGTTTAACAATTTTATAGAATCAGAATGAATCCAAAATATATCTCGAACAATATTTCCATTCTCACCCAATCAAAATGAATCCAAAATGATTTTTCCATTCTCACACACTTTGTAGCTAAATACATAATGATCATCATCCAATAGCTTCAACAATTATTATAATTCAGATCTTGAACTCCTTATCGCTTTGTTGTTTCTTTGTCGAACATTACATACTTGCTTAATATTTGAGACATGTTTTGGTCTTTTTCTTTTCAAAGCTGCGAGTATGCTTTTAGGCTGAACCATGTTTAGTGTCAAACTTGGGCAAGgtgtcctcaattctgagcaGGATGAGTTGCATTTATAGGCTtggcaattgatttccacacacttccattcaaatgccaaaaatagtcATTTTcatgtgcatgcttgcatgggtgtgtgataggcccatcaaataattggaaaaggtccaaaatcgtgCATGAGTGATGCTGAAAGCTTAACGTAGTCATGTCATAAATAAGTGTCTTCTCATTAGAATTTTGACAACATACAATAAGATGACCGGCTAACACAAAGCATGATTATTATATCATAAACCACATAAAATGTTTATGTATTATTCGCCTTGTGGTACCCACACGCAACTTAAAAAGACACTCACAATTTCTCGTTATGGTGTCATCATGCTTCAACTTCTGAATAGATTCTAGATACTTGCCACTTCTTTCGCATCTCACGTCACAAATGTCTATCTTCTATCAGAACAAAAATTCTACCTCCAGATTACAATACATAACCCTAATTTGGCAATCCATGTGCGGTCCCATTGAAGCATGTGTTCATGTATAGTAAAATCTTATTTGTTAGTAAATTATTTTCCAACATCTACCTGAACATCACCTAGCTTAACATCCATATATACAATAATTTCAGAACAACATTGGAGTGCACCATAACTACAACCAATCATAACATAAGAGAATTGTGTTTGTGCTTGTTGAACCTAGAACTACTAAACATGCATTATTAGTCTTTTTTGTTGCATTATGTAGTCCTTTTTGGATTCTCTTTCCGTCCCACAATGAACAATCTATAACCCgtttaaaataaaaaaaagtgttCCAAAATAAATTATTCATTTCAATTTCTAATTCTACTTTTTAACTACTTTCACCATTACCAATACTTGATAAATGATACTTCTGTAAAAAATACAATTCTCTCCtttttatttattcttttttcATAATATGTGTGAAATGATCAATTGAATTATTAAATCGTTCTTTTTTCATAATATGTGTGAAATGATCAATTGAATTATTAAATCGTGGGATGGTCAATTGAATTATTAATCGTGGGGCGGTGAGAATAATTTTTATAAATGTTACTTAAATACAGTGCACTATTCAAGAATACCACTTGATTTTACTTCCCCGACTTTTATTAGGTGCAAGTGTGTCTTTTTAGAGTTAAAGAAAAATTATGATGCTCCAATAATAAATACAAGGCTATGTCGGTTGCTAAGGGTTTTGGCCAAAGATGTGGGATGCATTTTCTCCCGTGATTATAAGAACTATTTTGACACTTTGCTTTCTCTAATGGCTAACAATTCAAGCTATTGGGTGTTAACAATGCCTCCATAAATGTATCTTGGCTTTAACATCTCCAACAAGTTCCTAGTTTGCAAAACTCACCCAACCTCTTGGCTTTAACATCTCCAACAAGTTCCTAGTTTGCAAAACTCACAAGGGTCTTTATAGCCTCAACCTGGCTCCTAGGGCTTGGTTTGAGAAACTCAAAGATGCTCTCCTACAGTTTGGATTCTCTTCCTAGCAAATGTTATATATCTATATTGCCCTTTTGTACATGCCAATCTATATTTTGCCTTAGTGTTATGTTTCCTCACCCTGCACAGACACTCACACAATGTATAAACAACTTATAAACAGATTGGCCTATATTGTACTTGTAACTGAATTCATTCAATCACAAGTTAACTGAAAATTTGAGCATTCAGTTCCAATAAAGTTTTCATCTATGCAAAACCATAAAATCACAACTTCTAATCCATATATTTGGATTCTCATGGAAACAACTTATATTCTGATAAGTACTTAAGATATATTTGAAATGTCATATAAAATTTGTCTAATATGCAAGGACTCCAAATGAAAGCAATTACCCCTTCGGTTGATGATTGTGCGATCGTGCAATGCTATACCATGGGAAGGAGATCCGTGCCATCTcaatcaacaaaacaaacaagcCTCTAATGAAGATTTGAAAAAATCATCCCTACATCAATATATCCATACCCAATTAACTGAGGTGCCACAAATTTTAGTATTATACAAAACAAAACAGCGGCGCAAAATTCTAAATCTGTAACTACAAACATTTGTACTGTTTATGAATAAAAAATATAACAAGGCTGCAATCTACAAACTCTAGGGAAGAGACAAAGGGAAATCTAAATAGTTTCAAGACAATAACCAGTTTCTCAACAATCCTTGGAAGCCGAAGGATTTTCATCTGATGAAGCAGTATCTTTGGGGGATGGGGATGTAGTTGCTCTCATTTTCAAGTCGCCTGAttgctgttgctgttgctgttgttcCTGCTGCATTTGCTGCTGCATTTGCTGCTGCAtttgctgctgctgctgctgctgtatatgttgttgatgttgctgaAATGGATGCTGAAATTGATGCTGCTGCTTCTGAGGATGAATTTGGAGCTGTTGAAACTGTTGTGCAGCTAAAAGAGTGTGCATGGCatgattattattattactattattattattattattattattattattattattattattattatttggatAGAACTGCTGCCCCCCTCCAAATGAAGCAAAGTTCATCATAGGTCCTCCATTTGGTGGTATAGCTTGCCCAGTCAGTACTTTCAAATGCTGAATTTCCTCTTTTAACGCATCATTTAAAGCTACAAGGATAAAAGTAAAGGTGAATTACCTTTCTTAATATTAATAGTACCAAGATCAATATGAACTTATCCACCTTCATACACTCGCATACATACTTACACATTAAACTGAAATTTCAGGTAAAACCGCATATTTCAGCTTTTATTCAACCAGAAAACCAACCCAATAATAAAATTTTGCAGCGAGAGTCACACTAAATATGCGCCTTCACCCAACATAAATATATCAATCTCGGGAATATCTGACTACTATCTTATATCATACTGTACTTTAAAAGGCTATTTATTAAACGTATCATATTGCATAAAATAATCATCCGATAAATATTTTTCAAAGATAGAGTTAGAGTTAGAAAGAGAAGCAACTAAAACAGCAGAGCATTAGGTTCAGAAACATCTAAAATGCCACGGGCTTACCATCCTGCAAGTGAACTTGTTGTTCCATGGTTTGCAACCGCAGCTTCAGCTCACTGTTCTCAGAATTCAGTCCGTTTGTATCTCTCTGCTCATAATAAACCAAAAAACATTAAATATAGTCATCCTACTACCTTTTAATCAGAAGGTGATATAGTAATTCATAATAGCAAAGCAGTCAACATCTTAATAAGAAGCACAATCGTCAATACCTGCAAGAGAGTTAATTGTGCAGACAACGATGTTGCTTCTGTTTGCAGTGTCTGCACTTTTCTTTCAAGCTCAGCAATGTATCGCATCTTCCTCTCTTTGGACCTCGCAGCAGACTGCCTATTTGCCCATATCCTGTTGCAGGCAATTGTAAGCAATGTGTGAGAGCGTCAGAAACTTTATCTTCCCAAAACCATAAAAGAGATAGAAAGAAACAACAGAATATAGTTCGTATGCCCTCCACTTTTCAAGTGCAGGAGAAAAAACAAAATAGTCTTAGGGGATAATACTAAATATTGATTCGCTAGAATTCGCAACAAAAAGATGTATAGACTTTGCTCACTAGTCATACTGCAGCAACTACAAATTTTTCTTAGTAAGCTTACAATTTTTTAAGCACCCCTATCTATCACTATTCATTTCAATACATTGAGTCTaaatactccctccgttcctttttaagtgtcactttcttgaaaaaaaattgtttctttttaattgtcaaTTGCAAAGTTTAAGATACTATTAATTGCATTTTTATCAAAA containing:
- the LOC127087280 gene encoding probable transcription factor PosF21; this encodes MDKDKSLGLGGGLPPPSGRFSGYSSTGSGFNVKSEPSSSSFPPLPPATSSDSSGFSHDISRMSVNPPRNRGHRRAHSEILTLPDDISFDSDLGVVGGADGPSFSDDTEEDLLSMYLDMDKFNSSSATSTFQMGEQFNAGGGSGLGPVSAGQASGAGTSSGENAALGTNERPRIRHQHSQSMDGSTTIKPEMLVSGSEDLSAADSKKAMSAAKLAELALIDPKRAKRIWANRQSAARSKERKMRYIAELERKVQTLQTEATSLSAQLTLLQRDTNGLNSENSELKLRLQTMEQQVHLQDALNDALKEEIQHLKVLTGQAIPPNGGPMMNFASFGGGQQFYPNNNNNNNNNNNNNNNNSNNNNHAMHTLLAAQQFQQLQIHPQKQQHQFQHPFQQHQQHIQQQQQQQMQQQMQQQMQQEQQQQQQQSGDLKMRATTSPSPKDTASSDENPSASKDC